The following are encoded in a window of Streptomyces sp. SAT1 genomic DNA:
- a CDS encoding SsgA family sporulation/cell division regulator, whose amino-acid sequence MSTVIEQTVEARLVAAAPRMPSIPATLHYDRSDPFAVRMTFPAPATLEGVEVCWTFARDLLAAGLREPEGHGDVRVRPYGYDRTVLEFHAPEGTAVVHVLSGEIRRFLQATGELVPVGLEYRQLDLDHDLAELMRDVL is encoded by the coding sequence TTGTCCACCGTCATCGAGCAGACCGTCGAGGCACGCCTGGTCGCGGCAGCCCCGCGGATGCCCAGCATCCCCGCCACACTGCACTACGACCGGAGCGACCCGTTCGCCGTCCGCATGACCTTCCCGGCGCCCGCCACCCTCGAAGGTGTCGAGGTCTGCTGGACGTTCGCCCGCGATCTGCTGGCGGCCGGTCTGCGCGAGCCCGAGGGGCACGGGGACGTCCGTGTGCGCCCCTACGGGTACGACCGCACCGTCCTGGAGTTCCACGCCCCGGAGGGCACCGCCGTGGTGCACGTCCTCAGCGGTGAGATACGGCGTTTCCTCCAGGCGACGGGCGAGCTGGTGCCCGTGGGTCTGGAGTACCGGCAGCTCGACCTCGACCACGACCTCGCCGAGCTGATGCGGGACGTGCTCTGA
- a CDS encoding WD40/YVTN/BNR-like repeat-containing protein: MSRTSSTSRTSGVGSTSRGSGPAARTGRTAAVALGVAVLAVSAAVPAQAGGGDRDAAGARRPHAPHWRLTDGGAPDVRFRGLSAVSRRTAWVAGTGGTVLRTTDGGTSWRNVSPAGGADLEFRDIEAFDARRAVALAIGEGEASRVYRTEDGGATWTESFRNTDTAAFYDCLAFFDSRHGLAMSDPVDGRFRILSTADGGRSWKVLPDRGMPAAQPGEAGFAASGQCLVASGPRDVWLATGGGARARVLHSSDRGLTWRATDVPVPAGDPAKGVFALAVRDRTHALAVGGDYRADQASPRASATSSDGGRTWRPSAVPPQAYRSGAAWLPYTRASALAVGPTGTDLTTDGGRTWRTVDAGSYDTVDCAWDGGCWASGEKGRIARLAH, translated from the coding sequence ATGAGCCGTACGAGCAGCACGAGCCGTACGAGCGGCGTGGGCAGCACGAGCCGGGGGAGCGGACCGGCGGCCCGGACCGGGCGGACGGCGGCCGTGGCCCTGGGAGTGGCGGTGCTGGCCGTGTCGGCGGCCGTGCCCGCCCAGGCGGGCGGCGGGGACCGGGACGCGGCGGGGGCGCGGCGACCGCACGCGCCGCACTGGCGGCTGACGGACGGCGGCGCCCCGGACGTCCGCTTCCGCGGGCTGTCCGCCGTCAGCCGCCGCACCGCCTGGGTGGCCGGCACCGGCGGCACCGTGCTGCGCACCACCGACGGCGGCACCTCCTGGCGGAACGTCTCACCGGCCGGCGGCGCGGACCTGGAGTTCCGGGACATCGAGGCGTTCGACGCGCGGCGGGCCGTGGCGCTGGCCATCGGCGAGGGCGAGGCGTCCCGGGTGTACCGCACCGAGGACGGCGGGGCGACCTGGACGGAGTCCTTCCGCAACACCGACACCGCCGCCTTCTACGACTGCCTCGCCTTCTTCGACTCCCGGCACGGCCTGGCGATGAGCGACCCGGTCGACGGCAGGTTCCGCATCCTGTCCACCGCCGACGGCGGCCGCTCCTGGAAGGTGCTGCCCGACCGGGGCATGCCGGCCGCCCAGCCCGGCGAGGCGGGGTTCGCCGCGAGCGGCCAGTGCCTGGTCGCCTCCGGGCCGCGGGACGTGTGGCTGGCCACCGGCGGCGGCGCACGCGCGCGCGTGCTGCACTCTTCTGACCGCGGGCTGACCTGGCGGGCCACCGATGTGCCGGTCCCGGCGGGCGACCCGGCCAAGGGCGTCTTCGCGCTGGCCGTCCGGGACCGTACGCACGCGCTGGCGGTCGGCGGTGACTACCGCGCCGACCAGGCGTCGCCGCGCGCGTCCGCCACGAGTTCCGACGGCGGGCGCACCTGGCGGCCGTCCGCCGTGCCGCCGCAGGCCTACCGCTCCGGCGCCGCCTGGCTCCCGTACACCCGGGCGTCCGCCCTCGCGGTCGGCCCCACCGGGACCGACCTCACCACCGACGGCGGCCGGACCTGGCGCACGGTCGACGCCGGTTCGTACGACACCGTCGACTGTGCCTGGGACGGCGGATGCTGGGCATCCGGGGAGAAGGGGCGGATCGCTCGACTGGCGCACTGA
- a CDS encoding endonuclease V has protein sequence MTTTAGIPEGWPTTEEQARALQDELRTRLVLDEPGPPPGAGHVTGVDVAYDDELDAVAAAAVVLDAATLRVVAEATAVGRISFPYVPGLLAFREIPTVLAALGALDRDPGLVVCDGYGLAHPRRFGLACHLGVLTGLPTIGVAKNPFTFTHDDPGAARGSAVPLSAGPDEVGRALRTRDGVKPVFVSVGHRVSLDNACAHTLALTPSYRLPETTRRADALCRRALKEATADARPA, from the coding sequence ATGACGACGACCGCAGGCATTCCCGAGGGCTGGCCCACGACCGAGGAGCAGGCCCGCGCCCTCCAGGACGAGTTGCGCACCCGCCTGGTGCTGGACGAGCCGGGACCGCCGCCCGGGGCGGGGCACGTGACAGGGGTCGACGTCGCCTACGACGACGAGCTGGACGCCGTCGCCGCTGCGGCCGTCGTGCTGGACGCCGCCACGCTGCGGGTGGTCGCCGAGGCCACCGCCGTCGGCCGGATCTCCTTCCCGTACGTCCCCGGCCTGCTGGCCTTCCGGGAGATCCCCACGGTGCTCGCCGCCCTCGGCGCCCTGGACCGGGATCCCGGCCTGGTCGTCTGCGACGGCTACGGCCTCGCCCATCCCCGCCGCTTCGGCCTCGCCTGCCACCTCGGTGTGCTCACCGGGCTGCCGACGATCGGCGTCGCCAAGAACCCGTTCACCTTCACCCACGACGACCCGGGCGCCGCGCGCGGCAGCGCGGTGCCGCTGTCGGCCGGTCCGGACGAGGTGGGCCGCGCGCTGCGCACCCGCGACGGGGTCAAACCCGTCTTCGTCTCGGTGGGCCATCGGGTGAGCCTGGACAACGCCTGCGCCCACACCCTCGCGCTCACCCCCTCCTACCGGCTGCCGGAGACCACCCGCCGGGCGGACGCCCTGTGCCGCAGGGCGCTCAAGGAGGCGACCGCGGACGCCCGCCCGGCATGA
- a CDS encoding saccharopine dehydrogenase family protein: protein MSRMNKAERPYDIVLFGATGFVGTLTARYLAEHAPEGLRWAVAGRSERRLKELREELPGGADVAVLHADATDPASVRELARRTRVLATTAGPYVAHGEELVAACADSGTDYLDLTGEPEFVDLTYVRHDARARETGARLVHACGFDSVPHDLGVYVTVRQLPEGVPLAVDGFVRAHAGFSGGTLASALNQFARPLRMRAAARERARHEPRLPGRRVSVPPVCAPRFAPEVGAWALPLPTLDPQIVLRSARALERYGPDFRYRHYAAVRHLPVALGGVAAVTTLTAAVQLPPARRWLSGRISPGQGPSPERRARSWFSVRFVGEGGGRRVRTEVAGGDPGYDETAKMFAESALSLALDDLPDTAGQVTTAVAMGDALVERLRAAGIAFRTMTTDR, encoded by the coding sequence ATGAGCAGGATGAACAAGGCGGAACGTCCGTACGACATCGTGCTCTTCGGAGCCACCGGGTTCGTGGGGACGCTCACCGCCCGGTATCTGGCCGAGCACGCCCCCGAGGGGCTGCGGTGGGCGGTCGCGGGGCGCAGCGAGCGGCGGCTGAAGGAACTGCGCGAGGAACTGCCCGGCGGCGCGGACGTCGCCGTGCTGCACGCGGACGCCACCGACCCGGCCTCCGTACGGGAACTGGCCCGGCGGACCCGCGTACTGGCCACCACCGCGGGTCCCTATGTGGCCCACGGCGAGGAACTGGTCGCCGCCTGCGCGGACAGCGGCACCGACTATCTGGACCTCACGGGCGAGCCCGAGTTCGTCGATCTGACGTACGTACGGCACGACGCACGCGCGCGGGAGACCGGGGCGCGGCTGGTGCACGCCTGCGGGTTCGACTCGGTGCCGCACGACCTGGGCGTGTACGTCACCGTGCGGCAGCTCCCCGAGGGCGTGCCGCTGGCCGTGGACGGGTTCGTCCGGGCGCACGCCGGCTTCTCGGGCGGGACGCTGGCCTCCGCGCTCAACCAGTTCGCGCGGCCGCTGCGGATGCGCGCCGCGGCGCGGGAGCGCGCGCGGCACGAGCCGCGGCTGCCGGGGCGCCGGGTCTCGGTGCCGCCGGTGTGCGCGCCGCGCTTCGCGCCGGAGGTGGGCGCGTGGGCACTGCCGCTGCCGACCCTCGATCCGCAGATCGTGCTGCGCTCCGCGCGGGCGCTGGAGCGCTACGGACCCGACTTCCGCTACCGCCACTACGCGGCCGTACGGCACCTTCCCGTCGCCCTCGGCGGGGTGGCCGCCGTCACCACGCTCACGGCGGCCGTCCAGCTCCCCCCGGCCCGGCGCTGGCTGTCCGGCCGGATCAGCCCCGGGCAGGGGCCGAGCCCCGAACGGCGGGCCAGGAGCTGGTTCTCGGTGCGCTTCGTGGGCGAGGGCGGCGGACGGCGGGTGCGCACCGAGGTGGCGGGCGGCGACCCCGGGTACGACGAGACGGCGAAGATGTTCGCCGAGTCGGCCCTCAGCCTCGCCCTGGACGACCTGCCCGACACGGCGGGCCAGGTCACGACGGCCGTCGCGATGGGCGACGCGCTGGTCGAGCGGCTGCGCGCGGCGGGCATCGCCTTCCGCACGATGACGACGGACCGCTAG
- a CDS encoding CaiB/BaiF CoA transferase family protein has product MATGRTPGRDGPLTGVRVVELAGIGPGPFAAMLLGDLGADVVRVDRPGGAGLGIDPAADVTHRNKRAVVVDLKSPEGSARVLDLAARADILIEGYRPGVAERLGVGPEECRARNPRLVYGRMTGWGQDGPLAPRAGHDISYIAVTGALGLIGEPDRPPAVPANLLGDYAGGSLYLVVGVLAALHHARATGEGQVVDAAVVDGTAHLSAMLHGMLAAGAWQDRRHANLLDGGCPFYGTYETADGRYMAVGALEQRFYDEFMTRLGIPEQAPARDDMTRWGELREAIAARFRTRTRDEWTVVFEDSDACVAPVLSLREAPHHPHLAARGTFTEHAGLTQPAPAPRFSATPATVRTAPAGPGHGADAVAADWNLPAPPATPLPENPQ; this is encoded by the coding sequence ATGGCGACAGGACGGACACCCGGACGGGACGGCCCGCTGACCGGGGTGCGCGTGGTGGAGCTGGCCGGGATCGGCCCCGGGCCCTTCGCCGCGATGCTGCTCGGCGACCTCGGCGCGGACGTGGTGCGGGTGGACCGCCCCGGCGGCGCGGGCCTCGGCATCGACCCGGCCGCCGACGTCACCCACCGCAACAAGCGCGCGGTGGTCGTCGACCTGAAGTCCCCGGAAGGATCCGCCCGCGTCCTCGACCTCGCCGCCCGCGCCGACATCCTGATCGAGGGCTACCGGCCCGGCGTCGCCGAACGCCTCGGCGTCGGCCCCGAGGAGTGCCGTGCCCGCAACCCCCGCCTGGTCTACGGCCGGATGACCGGCTGGGGACAGGACGGACCGCTCGCCCCGCGCGCGGGCCACGACATCTCCTACATCGCCGTCACCGGCGCCCTCGGCCTGATCGGCGAGCCGGACCGGCCCCCGGCCGTCCCCGCCAACCTCCTCGGCGACTACGCGGGCGGCTCCCTCTACCTCGTCGTCGGCGTCCTCGCCGCCCTGCACCACGCCCGCGCCACCGGTGAGGGGCAGGTCGTGGACGCCGCCGTGGTCGACGGCACCGCCCATCTGTCGGCGATGCTGCACGGCATGCTCGCCGCCGGCGCCTGGCAGGACCGCCGCCACGCCAACCTCCTGGACGGCGGCTGCCCCTTCTACGGCACCTACGAGACCGCCGACGGCCGGTACATGGCGGTCGGCGCGCTGGAACAGCGGTTCTACGACGAGTTCATGACCCGCCTCGGCATCCCCGAGCAGGCGCCCGCCCGCGACGACATGACCCGCTGGGGCGAGTTGCGCGAGGCGATCGCCGCCCGCTTCCGCACCCGTACCCGGGACGAGTGGACGGTCGTGTTCGAGGACTCCGACGCCTGCGTGGCGCCCGTCCTGTCGCTGCGCGAGGCACCGCACCACCCGCACCTCGCCGCGCGCGGCACCTTCACCGAGCACGCCGGCCTCACCCAGCCGGCCCCCGCGCCCCGCTTCTCCGCCACCCCCGCCACCGTGCGCACCGCGCCCGCCGGGCCCGGCCACGGCGCCGACGCCGTGGCCGCCGACTGGAACCTGCCCGCCCCGCCCGCGACCCCGCTCCCGGAAAACCCTCAGTGA
- a CDS encoding acetyl-CoA C-acetyltransferase, with amino-acid sequence MTTEAYVYDAIRTPRGRGKANGALHGTKPVDLVVGLIHEIRARFPDLDPAAVDDIVLGVVGPVGDQGSDIARIAAVAAGLPDTVAGVQENRFCASGLEAVNLAAAKVRSGWEDLVLAGGVESMSRVPMASDGGAWFNDPMTNLATGFVPQGIGADLIATLEGFTRRDVDEYAALSQERAATAVKEGRFARSLVPVKDRNGLVVLDHDEHPRPGTTADSLAGLKPSFADIGELGGFDAVALQKYHWVEKIDHVHHAGNSSGIVDGASLVAIGSRETGERHGLTPRARIVSAAVSGSEPTIMLTGPAPATRKALAKAGLTIDDIDLVEINEAFAAVVLRFAKDMGLSLDKVNVNGGAIALGHPLGATGAMILGTLLDELERQDKRYGLATLCVGGGMGIATIVERV; translated from the coding sequence GTGACCACCGAAGCGTACGTGTACGACGCGATCCGCACCCCGCGCGGCCGCGGCAAGGCGAACGGCGCCCTGCACGGCACGAAGCCCGTCGACCTGGTCGTCGGCCTCATCCACGAGATCCGCGCCCGCTTCCCGGACCTCGACCCGGCCGCCGTGGACGACATCGTGCTCGGCGTCGTCGGCCCGGTCGGCGACCAGGGCTCCGACATCGCCCGGATCGCCGCCGTCGCCGCCGGACTGCCGGACACGGTCGCCGGGGTCCAGGAGAACCGCTTCTGCGCCTCGGGCCTCGAAGCCGTCAACCTGGCCGCCGCCAAGGTGCGCTCCGGCTGGGAGGACCTGGTCCTGGCGGGCGGCGTCGAGTCCATGTCCCGGGTGCCGATGGCCTCGGACGGCGGCGCCTGGTTCAACGACCCGATGACCAACCTGGCCACCGGCTTCGTGCCCCAGGGCATCGGCGCCGACCTGATCGCCACCCTCGAGGGCTTCACCCGGCGCGACGTCGACGAGTACGCGGCCCTCTCGCAGGAACGCGCCGCCACCGCCGTCAAGGAGGGCCGCTTCGCCCGCTCCCTGGTCCCGGTGAAGGACCGCAACGGCCTCGTGGTCCTCGACCACGACGAGCACCCGCGCCCCGGCACCACCGCCGACTCCCTCGCCGGACTCAAGCCGTCCTTCGCCGACATCGGCGAACTGGGCGGCTTCGACGCCGTCGCCCTCCAGAAGTACCACTGGGTGGAGAAGATCGACCACGTCCACCACGCGGGCAACTCCTCCGGCATCGTGGACGGCGCCTCGCTCGTCGCCATCGGCTCGCGCGAGACCGGCGAGCGCCACGGCCTCACCCCGCGCGCGCGGATCGTCTCCGCCGCCGTCTCCGGCTCCGAGCCCACCATCATGCTCACCGGGCCCGCCCCCGCCACCCGCAAGGCCCTCGCCAAGGCCGGACTGACCATCGACGACATCGACCTCGTCGAGATCAACGAGGCGTTCGCCGCGGTCGTGCTGCGCTTCGCGAAGGACATGGGCCTGTCCCTGGACAAGGTCAACGTCAACGGCGGCGCCATCGCGCTCGGCCATCCGCTCGGCGCCACCGGCGCGATGATCCTCGGCACCCTCCTCGACGAACTGGAGCGCCAGGACAAGCGCTACGGCCTGGCCACCCTGTGCGTCGGCGGCGGCATGGGCATCGCCACCATCGTCGAGCGCGTCTGA